Part of the Pseudomonadota bacterium genome is shown below.
ACCCGGCTGCGCCGCCGCCCGGCTTGCGAGCGCGGGCCGGTCTAGCCGTGCGGCACCTGCTGCTGTTGTCTTTCCTTGAGGCCCTCGACATGGGTAATGAGGGTGTCAACGGTGTCTTTCAGCAGGTCGAGCTCCGCGACCGTGAGGTCATCGAGCTGTTCCAGGTTGACCTCGATGGTTTCGATGATCTTCTTGTGCGGACGCTGGAGCGGGCGCATGAAGTAGGCGGTGACCGTGGCGACAATGGTGCCGAAGAACAGCAT
Proteins encoded:
- a CDS encoding two pore domain potassium channel family protein → MLFFGTIVATVTAYFMRPLQRPHKKIIETIEVNLEQLDDLTVAELDLLKDTVDTLITHVEGLKERQQQQVPHG